A region of Allocoleopsis franciscana PCC 7113 DNA encodes the following proteins:
- a CDS encoding helix-turn-helix domain-containing protein: MASEEEAITFAYLRKRANLTQRQIAEAMGVTVGTVSQWETGGQRPRLFPEQIQKLLQILNCSLEEFVEAFRQE, encoded by the coding sequence ATGGCAAGCGAAGAAGAAGCAATTACGTTTGCATATTTGAGGAAGCGTGCTAACTTAACCCAGCGCCAAATAGCAGAAGCGATGGGTGTAACTGTTGGTACAGTGTCTCAGTGGGAAACAGGGGGGCAAAGACCGCGTTTGTTTCCAGAGCAAATTCAGAAACTATTGCAGATACTTAACTGCTCTCTTGAGGAATTTGTCGAAGCGTTTAGGCAGGAGTGA